The genomic region AGGCGAAAAGCATGGACAGACCCATTTCATCCCCTCCTTCCGATGGTCTGCAGATGCATCAGGACAGTTCCCGCAAGAAGCAGGGCCAGGCCCACGGGTATGGAGAGAAGGGGTATGGTCTTGGGAATGTTCAGCGCCATGGTTTTCATGTGCCACATCTGGACGGCGTTGACCCATCCAAGCCAGATCATGAGGGAGAGGATTCCCGCTGCGAGCAGGAAGCGCCCCCATTCCACAATTCTCCTCAGGACAGCGGGAAAGCGGGGAACCACAAAGTCGATGACCATGTGGTCCCCCTTCACCGCCGCACCCAGAGCGCCCATCATCACCATCCATACGAGAGAGAAGCGGGCCACTTCTTCGGTCCAGATGATGGAACTTTTCAGCACATATCGGCAGAAAATGCCGAGGAGAATATCGCCGACATTGACCAGCAGGAGGAAACAGGCAGTCCATGCGCTGATCCGCTCAAGCCTGCGGGTCCAGCCGGCGAGACCGCTCCCGTTCTGCTCAGGGTGACGGGCGGGTGTCATGGCGACGCTATTTCGCCTTCTCGTTCGCGTTCTTCGCGCACTCGAGGGCGAGGTTGAGCCATTCCTCACCAGCCCTGGACTTCAGCCATTCCACGTAGGCCGGCTGGCCGGCGGCGCGGAACGCGTCCATCTCTTCGTTCGTGGGAGCATAGGCAATCATTCCCTTTTCCACGAGGAAGTCGATATCCTTTTTATCCTGATCGGCCATGGCCTCGCGGTTCAGGGCGTTTGTCTTCTTGCCGGCCTCGATGACGGCCGCCTTGTGCTCCGGCGTGAGGGAATCGAGGAAATCGCCGTTTATCACCAGGAACTGGTCGGAATACTGGATGTTGGCCAGGGTGAGGTATTTCTG from Aminivibrio pyruvatiphilus harbors:
- a CDS encoding TRAP transporter small permease — encoded protein: MTPARHPEQNGSGLAGWTRRLERISAWTACFLLLVNVGDILLGIFCRYVLKSSIIWTEEVARFSLVWMVMMGALGAAVKGDHMVIDFVVPRFPAVLRRIVEWGRFLLAAGILSLMIWLGWVNAVQMWHMKTMALNIPKTIPLLSIPVGLALLLAGTVLMHLQTIGRRG